The Stigmatopora argus isolate UIUO_Sarg chromosome 1, RoL_Sarg_1.0, whole genome shotgun sequence genome segment CGCAAATCCCAAAAGCCTTCCAacagacaaatgaaaatgtcaccCTGTTGGTTGTGATTTGAATgtgtcaaaaaataataataaaaatagaacaCTATCATTGGAGGAATTTTATTTGACATATTGTTGAAATAAATAGGCATTTGATTGTTGGACATCATTAACATTAAAACACACTTGGAATCAGATGCTATTAAATACATCATTTACAGTTACATTGCATCATACAGCTTTTGAGGTCATTAGTGAGAAAACgtgtattttctggcatatattgAAAAGTGTTTAagcttggaaaaaaaggaatgctTTCCTCATCTGTTGACAATTTTTAGTGTGATAATGTCAAGTGtagaaaatcaaattaaaagaatACAGGatataaaaaagacaatattaacaaaaaaatagtattcaGCAAATTGCATATTTGAcatcataaaaagaaaaaattgtaTTGCTTTGGTTTAGAAACCGCACACTAATTACCATTGAACATTTCCTTTAGTGAATTTTCAGTAGGTTGCCTGATATAGGCCATTCTAACGGGCAACAATGTCCTCTTGGCAACTAGCACAGTGACTCACACATTTAAGGTCATGGTGGATGATGCGGCCTCAGTTTTCTCCAAGATTCAAAGTGATGTTGGTTTCAGAGGTTTGTCTCATCCCAGGTTGGGTCATTCAAGTTCTTCAAAACCCTCCTTATGACCCTCTCAAGCTCTTTCCTGGCCCGTTGCTCCTCCTCGAGTGTCCTTTTCATCCTCTTGTTGTCCTGAAAGACCACACAAACATGGCTTCCCTCCTTCCTTTATCCAGCAAAGTGTGTGTACTTACCTGTTTGAGTTCCTGGACTTCATCCCTCAAACTGTAGACAGTGTCTACCAAACTCCTGTAACCAGAATTTGATATTCTTTTGAtacgaggggaaaaaaaattgactatCCACATTGATCCGTTGGTACAAAGTGTGAGTACTCGTGAACGCCATATCACACGCCTCTGTCTCACCTCTCTTCCATTACGGTTTGTCCGTTGCTCTTGGTTTCCTCCACTATGATCTTCTCCTCATCTGGGAACAACATATGAACATCTCTCCTGCTGGAACCTATTTCAAAGCGGACAACGGTGTAAACTATTGTGTCTTCTTTTGATGCGATGGTACAACATGCatataaaacaacaaaacatcaGACACATACATGCAAACACAGCAGATACGGAGACTAGAGGGCTAACTCTATAGGCACACTAGCCAGGTTGCCATTGCTTTATTCTGACTTGCTACACTGAAATCTTACGAGAAATCGAGGCAGTCCTGTAACTAGTGGCAGTCCAGATACTGTCATAATCCGAGTCTTCTGATTGGTCGGAAGGCGGCAGGTTGCCCGGGATGCCAACAACGACGAGGCTGGAGTCAGCGAGCACATGGTTGTGCATGAGGTCAGTGCCTTGCCAGGCTGCGCCGGCAGTCAGCAGTGGGGATGCATAGGGCAATGGTGGAGGGGGAACATGAACCGCAGAGTTGGGatccccaaaaaaaaataaagaggggTGCCCCCAGCCCccataaataaatcaacatcaAGCCCCCAAAAAGGACATggggaaaatacatttgaatgtgatggggaattaaaaaagaaaaaaatgtggaccATGATTGGGAGGCATAAATTAAAGCAACATGTATATACAGTAATTATGGAAGGCAAGAGTATATGATTcaatggatgaatgaaaaaaggaggaGAGAGAAAAGCTTTTCTTAAGAGTTGAAGCTGAGAATAAAAAGATTCAGAGGTGAGCATGCATTTTCAAACACTGTCTTGATAGCTTGAGATTTTAAGTAGCCATAACTCATTTCATTATGCTTAAATAACTTATTTTGAGCATTGCAAGCTCATGTTTACCATGTTAATTTTGGTAACTTGATTAAATGAGTTCAATTGATTTGCATGATCAAATTAGTGGGTCAAAAATGCATTTCTGAGTAAACTGAACCTAATAATTGATAAATTGCATAAACCTAACTTTGATTCGATCACTGGTGGGAGCAACTTATATAATATTGATGTGCCGATCCAATTCTCGCCAGATgtggctatttttggagtattagATGTAATTACAAGGTCGGATCCAATACAGTATTCATGAGGGTTTTCAGTAGTGTTGCACTGAAGTACTTAAATTGAAGgccattaaaacttgaaaattCAAGTAAAATTGGTTGACCTAAAATTTCGAGTTCTGCGACCTCTTTTCTTttctacataataataatacatgatATACATTTTTTACCTTGCCACAGTGAGGCAACCTATGTTTGTCTATGCTGAAAGTGTGTTTGTAACTCACTCGAGTTGAGTGTCTGTCGCGTCCTGGCACTGGTGCAGTACGCCTCAATTACTTTCAATATCTGAGCGTCTTCTTCGAGAGCCGCTGTGCCTGAAAGAAAACGACGGACTAGAGATTTCACTAAGCCCAACAACACATTTTAACTAACAGGTACATTGAACCCTCCTTACTCTTTCTGACAGAGAAGTCTTCCTCTGAGGGTTTCCTCTCTGGTTTCCTCTTAGGAAGCAGTTTCTTCATATTCTTTGGACTCTTGCTCATATCCTGCCATTAAAAAATGTAGGAGAGTAATTTGTACCACAAAGCACAAAAGGCTTAAAAAGTTCAACGTTTAAGTGGTTAGTCAGTAAGCACCTCCTTGTTGTAAAGAGCGGCAGATGGCCGGAGAGGAGGCGCGGGCCGAAGGCAGCTCATGCTCCAGGGTTTTGGGGTATTTGGAGGTTCCAACACCCCCCACGTGGAACTGCCTCCACATGAGGAAAGATGGGGGAGGGTGTGGAAGCCGCTACTGCCGCTTCGAGACTCTGAGTGTCGGGAAGGCGTGATGGGCAGAGAAGGCAACTGGGATATAGAGACGGACGGCAAGGGGTCAATTGTGAAGTTCTCTGGGTTTTAGGAGGAGAAAAGGGGCACTTACTGTGTGACACACTGACTGAGTCTTGTATGAGTGAGCAgcaggcgtgtgtgtgtgtttggtgaGAAGGTCTAGCCAGTCCAGCAGATCCTGCTGACTGTTGCACGCTACTTGCATCCGTTCACACTGGGTACCTGCACAGCACACGTATGCATACACAACCTTTCAATGTTTTTCTCCATGGTCCAAAACTATAGAGACATTGACCTCCAAGTCACAGAACAGATAGAATAGAAAGTCAGACCAGAAATTTCAAAAGCATTCCTCATGGTTTCACCATCTTCTAACCGGGAGATCAGCATGCCTGAAAGTGGCATCTTTCCCTGCAAAGAGAAAAATATACATTAGTTTTCAACATTTGGCAAACTTTTTAAATCCTGTTCTGCCTTGATTTGAATAATTACTTTACTAGCTTGGACTATTTATCCAAACAAGGAATAGTATCAAACCAAACCTGATAAATGAAGCCACTCATCCTCAAGCTTGCTGAGAGGAAAAGGAGAGTGTGAGGGAAGAGCACAAGGTAGCGTTCACTCCACTCCTAAAATACATACAAATTGCCTCTTATATGCCGCACTACGTTGTAACTCAGTGTGTGGTCAAAATTCTCCAGAGGTCACCTGACAGTTCTGATAGCAAACAGCAGCCTGGGACATGTGAAGAACAGGGCCGAGGGTCTTGATGTCTTCCCCTTCCCAATTCCTGATTGGCTCAGTTAAAATCTGTAACTCCAGGTCCTTCTTCTTCCTCACTTCCTGGCACAGGGCCTGAAACGGAAAACGAGAAGCGGCACTCCGTGATGAATTCCCAGGTCAGGAATACTTAGGccagtggtgtccaaactattccacaaatggcCGTGGcggatgcaggtttttgttccaactgatccggCACTTTAACTCAGGGATGCCCACTGCGGCCCatgtttggacacccatgacTTAGGCTGACTGATGGCCAAGTGTTTCGTCTTACCGCTAGACTTTGAAACGATGCCATGCAAGCTTGGAGGTCCACTCTGTCTGGGTGTTGCTCCTGAGACCAAgaccataaaacatttttttttccattgttaaGGTAACAAATCATCATCAGGTGTCTTCTTCAGAATGGATGTACCTCCATGTGTCTGTCCATTTCCTTCAGCAGGGTTGGATATCTCTCTAGTCGAGTAAAGGGTTTACTCAAGCTGGTGGTCAACGTTAGGATCCCTGGACTTGATGCTCCTTTGGACTCCATGTACTCCCCCAGCTCCTCACTGCATAATGGGCAATTCAGATGTTTTCTCTGCCTAATTCGTGTTTCTTAAGTCCCTTTCCCCTTCCATTACCCAACTATTATGGGCTAACCCTAAGACGCCAAGGAATTGCCCATTGTACAGGCCATTCTGACCTTTGTTGGGTGAGAACATTGACAGCAGATGGATGATTTGAGCAGTAAGCCACATAAAGATACTTCATTTGGGGCAGTAAACTCAAGAAGAAGCCCCCTATCCTCTGCTGACATTCTGGAAGcctataaaaaagaaaacagcacaTAAATCTGCAATACTCTTAAGTGATTTGACACCAACATGACACTGTGATACTTACATCTTACACCAGATGTCCAAATACTAAAAAGTCAAATGAACACACCCAGTTTCAAGGATGTGAGACATTGTGCTAAAAGTGGATTTTAAAATTCTACACACCCTTATTCAAATGCCAATGTCAACTCTCCCTTTTTCCCCatgtctaatttaaaaaaaacgatccACCAAAGAGGTTAaatgccaatgagttaaactttTTGACTCGAATTGCTACTACATGTACTGTACATGTGGCCCAAACACAAAACACGATCATAAAAAGAACACCACTCTTGCTTCACTATGTACTACTATGGTTATGGCCCTTGATTTTCTACAGCTTGTACTCAGAAGTTGGGCATTGGGCAAGGTGAGGGAAATAATAAACAATGACCCTTCATGCTTTAAGACAGAAAGCAAAGAATAAAGTACTAAGAAAAGCCTTccagaaaaactgaatataaatAAGGGTTAAGTATTTATTATCTCCATCCAATCAGGTGAGAAGGTTGTTAGTAAACTCTGAATATAACCTCAATACCAATTATAAGAAGGTGTGGACAcataagatgattttttttagctttactTCCCTGTacaatttttccccccaattcaATTGTACAGGTCCCATTTATAATACAAAATCTTTTGAAATGATTCATCTCGGCCACATccttttaataaaaatagaacTGAAAAGGTCAAACGTGAGCTTCTGAACAGACAAAACAAATGCAGCTACTGACTTTGTATGTTCTTCCAAGGATTGAACCAGCatctgctggaatgtggagatcTCCTCAAGGTTTCCCTGAATGTGGCTGATGTCAGCACCACTCAGCCTGTAGAAAATCAAGTAGTAAACATTTATAATTCAAAAGTTGTCTTCGACTCGATCTtccattttttgtacaaatattctGGTCTGTATACACTGGTGTGCTGCTGTTTTACTTAATATTCTTGAGAAAATATCTGAAATGTAACTTGACCTATCTGTTGGTTGCAGAGTACGCAGGTAGGACCCCAGAAGACTTTGTAGTTCTCTTGAATATTCAGTCTCTGCTTCCAAGATATTCTGGAGAAccttaaacacacacaaacataattCAAGAAATGTAAACTaacagaaaataaaagcatgtaggacaggggtcgggaacctttttgacaaagagagccacaaacaattcatattttcaaatgttattccttgtgagccatactacgaatttaaaagtcaaaatacatacatgtaaacgagtgccttttcaaatttttttgtaatttcaccacttttaaagtggaaaaaaatgaatatttttaaaaagatccgtatgctgttgctaatcaatgagagggtgcattccagaagagtctactgcaaaaaaaatgaagattaaagcaaaaaaaaatgaagattaaatcagttctaaatgtaatatctcagttctgtcaacagcgatttccatattttggctcacaggttagcaaagagccagatgcacccatcaaaagagccacatgtggctcccgcgccataggttccctacccctgaagTAGGAGGTCATTTATTTCAGGATAACATGTTGATTCTTTCATTGACAGCGAATCCAAGGGAGGTCAGTCAGCTCATTAGTAAGGTAGATTCAGATAGGCTAACTGAAGACGGGAAGCCTGGAAAGACTGTGGAAGCTTGCATTATTAAAACACTTGCACACATCAAGAGGAGCAAAGAATCTCTGGCATAGCTGCCCTAGAAACCATTGGAACGAAAGAAATAACCTACATAATGACACACACAGACGCGTGTGTATGCAGTAGATCAATTACAAACACGAATTGATTGCAACTGACTACAAAAGCACAACCCTGGGATTGGATGGAAAACTGAAAGAAGATAGAAAGCAATGGACACTGAAACCGTGTTTGGCACTATTGTCACTCAGTCATATGTTTCTGGGTTTGAATCTCATAGTGCCAAAATATGGCAATGATGTCCATGTATCAATTTTTTGGGAAGAAATTTTGGGGGTGGATCTGACTACTACTTCAACAGTGAAACATTTTGGTTTTAATGCCATGACGTAGGTCAATTCACGGCAgtctcatattttatattttaatagaGTGGGAAGTGTAGACTTTTTTAGTCGACTGCATGTATCATCATCTACATAAACGTCTTCTCTACACCTCATCTCATATTGAGCTCTGTGAACTTGTGATACTAACCACATTGTAGTAGGTCTTGCTGATGATGGAAGTGTCAAATCCTTTCGGAGGACTTTTAAGCGTCCCAGACTTTGGTTTGTCTAATGGCTTATCTGCATCAAATAaggagagaaattgtcaaagaagagtaacacatttatatatacacacacatagagcTCATATTTCAGGAAGCACTGTTTAACGCCTGTCATAGGATTATGACCGCCAGCCTGGTAGTAAAGAACCGACATTATCCAGACCAATCCACTGCCAGTCGTTTGCAAAGGAAATACATGTTTTCCCACGTTACATTTTCAGGAtgttctgtgtgtgtatgtgtgcgcgtgTATCCTCTTTATCCTGGAACTTCCTGGCTTTGTTTGTCAGGCAAGTTTCCTTCCTTTCCTTCCTtactttcattaaaaataacacaCAACATACATTTCTTCTCATTTGAGCTTGGAAATGTGTTTCCATGTGTCATTGACTTGGACAAGTTTGAATATTCTAAGCAGAGAAGATGAGATATGATAGAGTTTTGACATGTCGGGTGTAATTCCAGCACCAACCGCTTCCTTTCAGTTCTCGCACGTAGTTACTGGGGAACCAGCCGATCTTGCCATTGAGCGATCCTTCCCACCAGCCCCCATCCTCCTGCCTGCTCACATTAATGATGTCGCCCTTGGAGAAAGACAATTCGTCCTCATTTGTCTGTTGGAAAGCGAAGCGTGCCTTGAAAAGAAAGTGGCCACACCCGCCGCCCTCAGACATGTCCTGCAACAGAGAAAATGCACATGCGGCAAAAGTGCAGTAATATGACAAAAATCTTAAATGATTAGGTTGCGGAATGTTGTTGAGGAGAGCTATTTTCCTTCTTGGTACAACTTACAAGGCTATGATACTGAGGTGGCTGCAGTTTGGAGGAACGATTTTGGCTGTTGAGAGAATCAAACGATTTAATCCTCAATGTGGCCGAGTGTGGCACAGACACAGGAACGCCAGATTCTGCAAATAATCagccattttaatttttaaatcaaatcttGAAGATAAAATGAAGGCGCATTTATGCAAACATTGTTACCTTCAGTGGCTTTGTTCAGTGCAACCAAAGAGTTTAGGACCTTGTTGAAGTTCAGCCCCTGAAGGAGGTCATGGAGCTCAAATGCCTGCGAGATTTAGAAAATGGATATGTCCAATTACATTATTATATTCACATTCACCATGACAGTACAGGATCCAACAATGATATACGCCTGCCTGTGTTTCATTGTGTGGTTAATGATGCCATTCCTGCAAAAGTCTGATGCGGGATTACTCGGAGTCTGAGCTCCCCCTGGTAATCTCTCCATTACAAACTAAAGACGCGTGCACACGTGCACCCATAAGCAAAATACCTAAAGAACCTAatctggtggaaaaaaaatgtgaaggtTAATGAACACTAttaatactattactactattattggTTCAAATAAACAAGTAAACCAATTAAATTCCTTGTTTAATCAGATTGGTACTTAGAAGCAGCTGCTCTTATAAACTCTTCCACCTCCACAATCTGCATTAGTCCACTTTACGTCGTATTTATTGCTATAATGTGGTATTTAATTAATCTGCATTACAACATATTCTGATGCTATTGCCATACCCATTAGCTCACTAAAGCTTCTGCTGTTACATTGActcaaaatgaaatttaatgGCTTCATTGATAGTAACGTGAAGGTACTCCGGGGCCTTGATTTCATTATTCAAATCATTTAACTCATGGCCAAGTTCTACAATTGCAACGTTCATCAAATAAATCACTCAGCCCCAAAAGAGTCAGAGGTCCACCATGATTGGAAAGACAGAAAATCGTCTGCATGTCAGCGGGCTGCCACTAATAGAGGCCTTGGCGTCCAGCACCATAGTTGACATCTAATCAACCTGATTGGAAAATCCACTAGCTGCATGACATGTTGCATTACATCACCCTATTACTCTCCTCTCCTTCATCCTTCTGTTCTTCACCATGGGTTTTTCCCCTCTAGTCATGGATACGGTCGTTCTCCCTGATTCCGGTACACAAATGAATCCTGTTTTACGTAATCTGATATGTTCGATTACAACTGCACTTGAATCAATAACCTGTGTGCTCTACAAGTTAGAAAATAGCAATACATTTGTTGACACATTCTTTAATATATAGCATTTGCAATAACTGGACTACCATTTGGGGAATAAAAAAGAACATGCAACAGAGAAACACctacaaaataaattataagCTCAACAGCCTCAGGGGTCAAAACAGAAACAGTGCTCCCCTCCTGTTTCCATGACTACCACTGACAGTTTACATGAACTCAATTCAATTAACTTAATTACTCTTTCATGCACGAATTGGAATAGCTGAAATAAAGAtcctatttttgtgtgtttttagaaCCCTGCAGATGTGGTCAGAAATAATCACCTAGCTGTCCACTGTAATAGTGTCCCTAAAAGGGTAATGTGGGTTTATTTATACAATCACACACTGGTGACGAGATAAGGACCGCCCCCACCCCCTCCCACGCTAACACTAAAGTACTTATAGTTATAAGTGGATATTCCGTGTCTGCATTAAGTGTCCACACAGTGAAAAAcactatgttatttttaaaaatcaaactctCATGCACCGTTTCCGTGTTAATGTGAACGTTTCCTGCCAAATAGTGCGCACCTGTACAGTCCGTTACGACAAGAGACACACCTGATTATCAACAGGCTCGGAAACAAGTATTTCAAAAATAGCCTGAATAATAAATATCAAAGTATGGAAGTAGAATTCCAActtattcaatgattttaacaTCAATACAGGAACCCACCTCCACGCCGAAAGTCCCGACACCTTTGATGAATTCGTTTATGTTCAACTGAACCTCGCTGTCACTTCTCGGTTCCTGAAAAAACTACGGATAAAAAAGTCACTCGATTAGACCAGAATAAcactcataatttaaaaatatatatatatttataacaaGGGGCACTCAGAAATAAATTTTACacggaaatattttttgtttttagcttaTCTTGTTGCATTTGTCGTATGGCTATTTACGAGCGTTACCTTCAATACCTACCTTTTTTCCGGTAAAACTTTCAGACTAAAAAACATTAGTGGTAAACAAATTGTGTTACATTATTGAATTTGTGTAGTTTATTTTAAAACGAAACATCGCAAATAATAACACAAAGAATAGGTCTTGGTTATCTACTTTTCAAGACTATTATTGCCCACAAATGTGGCTATCAGTGATGCCCCTTTATTTCGAAAGAGACATGTCTGACCTTGTTTTACAAATGAGAGGACCTCATAATTCATTTACTGTTCAATCATTTATTACCTAGCCATACTTTGCCTCCGACAACAGCCTAAAATGGTTCATTTCTCTTGCCCCAGTTGTGTattttatcatttcatttttgcaaTGACTCACTTTTTCCGTCGTTCCCGGTCTTAGTCGTTCCAGCAGCCTGCACAGGACCACCCCGTCCTGCAGAGACGTCCGGAGGAAAGCCTCCGGATCTGAGATGCTCTTTTTGggagactccagcaccccgagCGTGATGAGCCACGTTACAGTCTGCTCAGCCGCGTTCATCGTAGACTCAGAAAGCTCGTGGCCGATAAAATGTCTCTTTGAAAAATGGAAGACGTGAGGAATAGTCAGTGCAGCTTCCACTTCATTGTTGAATCACAACAGCTCAGCTattacaatgtcaaaaatggatgcattctctctctctctctctctctctctctctctctctctctctctctctctctctctctctccccctctctctctccctctctccctctctctccttccctctGTCGCTCGCTCTTCAATTACATTAGCTAAAAATTCATTTACAAGTGGCGTTTGCGTTGCAACTGTGTAAAACGGGGTAACACCACCACCTGGTGGACAAAAACTTGAGGTGGACCTAATTCGTCCATGTCAGGCCAGGCTTTATACTCACTTTGGGGCCACCAGACAAGAATACTACACCCACAGTGTGGGTCGTTCATCCAAAGGAGAACTTGAAGGGGCCAATTGGGACCCCATCATCCGAGTCCCAAAGGCTTGAAAGCACGACAAGAAAGACAAACTTGCATCATTTGGCCACTTTTTGACCTCATGAAGGCCTTATCAGATACCAGACAATAATCACAAGAATTGCAAGAGAGCCTTATTAAGCCGTATTAATGTTTCATTCTCGATAACCCTAAAACCATCAGTGCAATTTTTTGTCAAATATCTTGCAACATGCAATCGAAAACTCGGAGCAATACAGCAAATCATCTGTCAGTTTTTCTGTCAGTGGCTCTTCAACTTCCTTGTTTGTTGCTTCCTCTTTCAACAGCGTTTGGTAACGGATTTGGCAGAAAATAATTCTCGTGTGACAGACTTTCAAAAAGGAGCAGGCTATTTTTGACAacttggtttttatttttgcattttgaagTCATCGTGTGGCACTGGTAACACTTGCACGAGATGGGTGAGTACATGAGAGAAAGTACTTCACTTGTTAGAATCCAAAACCTTGATAGAATCTTCTGTCTTTCTGCAGCACCAGTGTGTCAATTCATGGATGTTTGACAAACTTGTGGTATTTGCAATTCTGGCGATACCTGTCTAAGTATAGTTTTCATGCTGGGTGCttgagtgtgtgcatgtttgtctgAAATGTCAGGAGTTAGCAACACTTTGTCCTGGAGGAGCATGTCTCCAACTGGCCAACCAAAGACCCCAGAAATGCCCCCTCCAACTATGGGCAAGAAAGGCATCTTCCTGGTGAAGATTATCAAAGTTTGTTTCCTCAGCAACAGTTTCAACCTCGGCAAGAACTTCAAACTGGTCCGCTGTGACGAAGGAATGAGAGTTGGGGTATTTTACAATGCTAACTAACCTGAATTGTTCAGTATTTAACCTGTTTTATTCTGTTTTGTGGAGTCAGCTTGGTTGATTCAAAAGTCTTCAAAATATTTGGTATTTGGTAACTAGTATggtggggaattttttttttaaagaaaaatttaaaaatgaactacgaccaccTGGTTGACTTCCTAAACCTCCCATCAGTTCATAGACAATGAACACATAACCAAAGATTGCACATGCATTTAACAAGTCTGAAATTAATTAATGTAATT includes the following:
- the LOC144076073 gene encoding rho guanine nucleotide exchange factor 7-like isoform X1, which produces MNAAEQTVTWLITLGVLESPKKSISDPEAFLRTSLQDGVVLCRLLERLRPGTTEKFFQEPRSDSEVQLNINEFIKGVGTFGVEAFELHDLLQGLNFNKVLNSLVALNKATEESGVPVSVPHSATLRIKSFDSLNSQNRSSKLQPPQYHSLDMSEGGGCGHFLFKARFAFQQTNEDELSFSKGDIINVSRQEDGGWWEGSLNGKIGWFPSNYVRELKGSDKPLDKPKSGTLKSPPKGFDTSIISKTYYNVVLQNILEAETEYSRELQSLLGSYLRTLQPTDRLSGADISHIQGNLEEISTFQQMLVQSLEEHTKLPECQQRIGGFFLSLLPQMKYLYVAYCSNHPSAVNVLTQQSEELGEYMESKGASSPGILTLTTSLSKPFTRLERYPTLLKEMDRHMEEQHPDRVDLQACMASFQSLAALCQEVRKKKDLELQILTEPIRNWEGEDIKTLGPVLHMSQAAVCYQNCQEWSERYLVLFPHTLLFLSASLRMSGFIYQGKMPLSGMLISRLEDGETMRNAFEISGTQCERMQVACNSQQDLLDWLDLLTKHTHTPAAHSYKTQSVCHTLPSLPITPSRHSESRSGSSGFHTLPHLSSCGGSSTWGVLEPPNTPKPWSMSCLRPAPPLRPSAALYNKEDMSKSPKNMKKLLPKRKPERKPSEEDFSVRKSTAALEEDAQILKVIEAYCTSARTRQTLNSTWQGTDLMHNHVLADSSLVVVGIPGNLPPSDQSEDSDYDSIWTATSYRTASISRSSRRDVHMLFPDEEKIIVEETKSNGQTVMEERSLVDTVYSLRDEVQELKQDNKRMKRTLEEEQRARKELERVIRRVLKNLNDPTWDETNL
- the LOC144076073 gene encoding rho guanine nucleotide exchange factor 7-like isoform X2, yielding MNAAEQTVTWLITLGVLESPKKSISDPEAFLRTSLQDGVVLCRLLERLRPGTTEKFFQEPRSDSEVQLNINEFIKGVGTFGVEAFELHDLLQGLNFNKVLNSLVALNKATEESGVPVSVPHSATLRIKSFDSLNSQNRSSKLQPPQYHSLDMSEGGGCGHFLFKARFAFQQTNEDELSFSKGDIINVSRQEDGGWWEGSLNGKIGWFPSNYVRELKGSDKPLDKPKSGTLKSPPKGFDTSIISKTYYNVVLQNILEAETEYSRELQSLLGSYLRTLQPTDRLSGADISHIQGNLEEISTFQQMLVQSLEEHTKLPECQQRIGGFFLSLLPQMKYLYVAYCSNHPSAVNVLTQQSEELGEYMESKGASSPGILTLTTSLSKPFTRLERYPTLLKEMDRHMEEQHPDRVDLQACMASFQSLAALCQEVRKKKDLELQILTEPIRNWEGEDIKTLGPVLHMSQAAVCYQNCQEWSERYLVLFPHTLLFLSASLRMSGFIYQGKMPLSGMLISRLEDGETMRNAFEISGTQCERMQVACNSQQDLLDWLDLLTKHTHTPAAHSYKTQSVCHTLPSLPITPSRHSESRSGSSGFHTLPHLSSCGGSSTWGVLEPPNTPKPWSMSCLRPAPPLRPSAALYNKEDMSKSPKNMKKLLPKRKPERKPSEEDFSVRKSTAALEEDAQILKVIEAYCTSARTRQTLNSSSSRRDVHMLFPDEEKIIVEETKSNGQTVMEERSLVDTVYSLRDEVQELKQDNKRMKRTLEEEQRARKELERVIRRVLKNLNDPTWDETNL